From the genome of Uranotaenia lowii strain MFRU-FL chromosome 1, ASM2978415v1, whole genome shotgun sequence, one region includes:
- the LOC129753130 gene encoding uncharacterized protein LOC129753130 — protein MEQLANLIVCFLMISTIGQAYSYPAPSDILSGSEFLSLLMQPEGRNSGGSIDSFYSSSEVQRPLVFRGSRKYQDIFLEQNADEDNEDSILPIEALFTSRQDLGRSLSRTFGHRTRYRSRNGKYSSTTTTTTSTTTTTTEIPSVTEDLEVAASEISFQVEEVTDEELQGSTTVIATTMSELEEASTVSESTTSPISKQPQEATTELQSSISDELLHLNTEERSVDSKSFLSRLTIEESSPSIGLDDVGGSKISAGSIQTGTKSPDSNTGQPLRGRMQRKQDTAVPRQTVIYHDKKTDNDQHHSVSYSYMGETAPNLKTWKDIDQEYLANSKQPSNASAENPISTTVVPNYQEPAKFWSEPEKNYSEPAKVWSQPARIYSEPAKFYSEPAKIYSEPARIYSEPAKIYSKPSSYWQTLYDNPPKSSPSSTESPSQKRIVFNELDKIPYDELNAPADAGNPSSIHNAIGKFIPKQPQQQQVKKISSKPTPDPTEIVDPYVEKKVNGNGSSPSVLVQTLAPNAGSPEDSKVGYVVEGRNYRKYRVEEKTPDGFIVGEYGVLSHNDGNLRGVRYTAESDINPRLIYDALLKFLSL, from the coding sequence ATTTCAACCATTGGTCAAGCCTACAGTTATCCAGCGCCCAGTGATATACTATCAGGATCGGAATTCCTGTCGCTTCTCATGCAACCGGAAGGCCGAAACAGTGGAGGCAGTATCGATAGCTTTTATTCCAGCTCAGAAGTTCAAAGGCCGTTAGTATTTCGGGGGTCGCGAAAATATCAGGACATATTTCTGGAACAGAACGCAGATGAAGACAACGAAGACAGCATCCTCCCAATTGAAGCACTCTTCACTTCACGACAGGATTTGGGTCGAAGTCTCAGCAGAACTTTTGGTCACAGAACGAGATATAGATCcagaaatggaaaatattcTTCAACGACAACCACAACAACTAGTACTACAACCACGACTACAGAGATTCCATCAGTGACAGAAGACTTGGAGGTGGCAGCCAGTGAGATCAGTTTTCAAGTAGAAGAAGTTACAGATGAGGAGCTACAAGGAAGCACTACGGTGATAGCAACCACTATGAGTGAGCTAGAGGAAGCATCAACAGTATCAGAGAGCACTACTTCACCGATAAGCAAACAGCCTCAGGAGGCTACAACAGAACTACAGTCGTCAATATCAGATGAACTGCTTCACTTGAACACCGAAGAGCGATCTGTAGATTCTAAATCATTCCTAAGTCGTCTGACGATAGAAGAAAGCTCTCCTTCTATTGGGTTGGATGATGTAGGCGGGTCAAAAATATCCGCTGGAAGTATACAGACAGGAACAAAAAGTCCAGATAGTAATACCGGGCAACCTTTGCGCGGAAGAATGCAAAGAAAGCAGGACACCGCAGTCCCTAGACAAACGGTTATCTACCATGATAAGAAAACCGACAACGATCAGCATCACTCAGTTTCATACAGTTATATGGGAGAAACGGCGCCAAATTTAAAAACCTGGAAAGACATTGATCAAGAGTATCTAGCAAACTCCAAGCAACCATCGAATGCATCTGCAGAGAACCCCATATCTACAACTGTTGTACCAAATTATCAagaaccagcaaaattttggtcTGAGCCCGAGAAAAATTACAGTGAACCAGCAAAAGTATGGTCACAACCAGCAAGAATCTACTCCGAGCCAGCTAAATTCTACTCTGAACCAGCCAAGATATATTCGGAACCAGCAAGAATATACTCGGAGCCGGCAAAGATCTATTCGAAACCATCCAGCTATTGGCAGACACTTTACGACAATCCACCCAAGTCATCGCCTTCCAGCACCGAATCACCATCGCAGAAACGTATCGTCTTCAACGAGCTAGACAAAATTCCTTACGATGAATTGAATGCACCCGCAGATGCAGGAAATCCTAGTTCTATCCATAACGCTATCGGCAAGTTTATTCCCAAGCAGCCTCAACAACAGCAGGTTAAGAAAATTTCCTCCAAACCGACGCCTGATCCTACCGAAATCGTCGATCCTTACGTCGAGAAAAAGGTCAACGGCAACGGAAGCTCCCCTTCGGTTCTAGTACAAACCTTGGCTCCGAATGCTGGATCTCCCGAAGACTCGAAAGTCGGCTACGTCGTCGAAGGACGAAACTACCGCAAGTATCGGGTGGAAGAAAAAACGCCGGATGGATTCATCGTCGGCGAATACGGCGTGCTAAGCCACAACGATGGCAATCTACGAGGCGTTCGCTACACTGCAGAATCGGACATCAACCCACGGTTGATCTACGACGCTCTGCTGAAGTTTCTTTCGCTTTGA